The genomic interval AGGTGGCATGCAACTACAACCCTTGGTTTATTTCCTTGTGTCTGGCCAGCCTTTTTTAAAGATTAACATTTCCTTGCATTAGATAGAAAGCCAGATTATTTTACACCTAAAAGATTGCCATCTGGTTGGTTTCAGGGCCTGGCTTGAGAAGCAAATACCATATCACATTGACTATCAAATTAAGGGTCTAACTTAAAGGGCTTTATAAAACCAAGAGTTACTACATAGATACTTTGAAAGCCCCCTATGCACTGGAAATAGGATAAACAATGATCTAAAATGATATTATTAACATTTTTAATGAGAATTCTCATTGAACATGACTGACAGTGATAGCAAAAATATTATCTCAAGCAAGAAACAGGAGTGGATGCTGCCTATTTACAGATAAGCATTTTCTGCATATTTACATCCACAATCTTTTAAATTACAAATAAATCCAAATGCTTGCCCATCCATCATGTTACATGACGTTCTTGAACAAAAGCAGGTCAACTTGCGACAGAAGGTTATCCCAAACTGCGATACGCAGGGTGTGGCTAAAGGGCATACGTCTGTTCCACTTTCACAGGAATAACAACATAAAGGGCCACACATAAACCAGAAACACTGACTACAGCAGTCTGAGTGTCTGTCATTatagctgtcaatcaaatccCAATCTCTATTAGGGCAATCCCCAAATGTCTCAGGGCAGACTTTTCCACAAATCAGACAAGTCACCACTCCTGGTACGCAGATAGCAGCATAAAGCAAGAAACCTAAACAATTATAACAAAAACATTCTCCTTGTTTTGTACAAGGCCTCCATTTGCAAGCCGCGCAAAAACAGTTCGAATAAAACGCTTTGGGCTGAGAAACAATCGAGGTTTGAAGGCCTGGCTGGTTCATCGCAATGTGTTGGTCCGTGTTCTGTAAAGTATTATAGCTTGTCTGTGGCTGGCGTGTTATAACAGTCGACTCTTCCCAAGCCGGTCTCGGTGTTTCACGTTGTGAGCCCCCTGTATTCTCAAAACGCGTCTCTGTTTCGCTGTAAACCGGAGGTGGGCCTCTCTCACCAACAGCCTCGCTGTACGATGGAGGAAGATCGGCCATTTCTGTATCAACCATAACTCTAGAATATCTAAAATAGCGTCACATTTCCGCCTTCTTTGTGTGACCCGGTCGAGTTGTTTTGATTGTCGTCCGTTTCTATGTCTGGACGTCACGTGATCTTTTGACACAGGTATACCACATTTTTTCGAcgatgttttattttacttttactCTTTCTTTCATTTTCAGAAAACAAACTAATCCCAGCCACAGGCTGAATGTTTACAAGGCACGAAAGATTTTTAAAGTAGACAAACATATGTAGTTCTGGTGAACATGGTATTATGCACGTTTTTATATCGTTAAAGTTCAGTATGAGCTTTTAATATTGGGTATCATTATTACAATCTCCAGTAAAATATGAATAAGTAATACTGACATTTAAACGTTTGGGAATCCATCACTACATGGtagtgggttttttttttctttaaaaaaacatgtgtgTGTTTGGTAAAGTGTACGTCGCTTAGGGCACCAGACACAGACTACTTCAGAAGTATTTGAGTTCTCTTTGGATTAAATTATTAATATTGTAAAAATCTGCCAGCGATTTGCATTCTTTGTTTCTAAACCCTTCGAGTTCGGGAGTATTTCCCTTAGCCGGTTTCACCCCATAAAAGGTAGAACAGGAGGTGTGTCGATGACGTAGAAGTCATATTGTGGTGTGATTGGCCGAGCGGCTAGTGCGGTGGATGGCCTCGATGTCACATCATTTGGATTGTCCAACGCCAGGGTTTCAAGCTCAAATCTAATGAGAAATTTCGCCAAAAAAACAGGGATTTCTACATCAACAAGGCTACAAAACCTTCTAGAACAGACTCCAGCGATTGCCTCACACAATGAGCGATGATGAAGACTTCATTTATGAGGAAGATTCGCTCAGGGATTTTAGTATTTTGCGAACAAGAGATGCTAATGTCAGAGGCCAGTTTCTAGATTCGCTGGTGAAAGCATACAAGACTTGGGCAAACAGAAGAGATGAAACCATTAACAACGGCCGCCAAAACTTATTTGTGGAACTTCTACCTTGTATTCTAAGCCTTTCAATCCGTTGCCCTTTTCCAGATGTTAGGGAGAAATGCTCGAAAGTTTTGGAAAACGTTAAGGTTGGTATCGACTAAGGGCATCAAAGAGAAAATCGTTCGTCTACTGCCCTATTTGACAAGCTAAATTAGAGTTTTTTCTGGCGTATGGTCTTTCCCCTCATACAATCCTCTGTTTTGCCCACAGTCAAGCACTATGCCCGTCCCTAGACCACTTTTCAAGGGTCCTTCGTCTTTCATACCATCGAAAGAGGTGAGTCCTTCTACATTTTGTCAAGACCACAATTCCACTTACTTAAGCTTATTGCTCCCAGTAATTTTACTTTCTCTTAAAAAATGCGTATGTCAATTATGCAAGATAATATGACATATTTTGCTAAGATATATCTGTTTCCCCTCGAATCGTGGTGAAAAACGGCTGAGATAATGATACAAACATTTGAGTGAACATCTAAAGGTGGAATTCTGACGATTGTTGGACTTATTTCATCATACAACATATGACAATCCTTATAAGAACAATAACTCTCGCtgtgtttatatatatattccatCAGTGCTCCTCTCTGCTTGTCAAAACATGGATGTCTCAAGAACCTCTAATAGTTCCTTTTACATGCTAAAGGCATTTCGAGTTTCAACTATTTTCCAAAGCCATTAAAATTATGGATGATATATTCCAAATCAAAACATTTACTTATGCTTTACCCACTGCCCAAGGGACAGTTTTTAAgtgcaattttattttcttgataattatttttatgcCTATTTTCACTTATTCAAATGTAACAGGTACAGTACACCACAATGTGGTACTGTTATTAcattatgtatatattttcacactgaataatacaaataaatagAGTATACTGCAAGCATGCCTTGAAATAAACTTAACTTTTATACAAAGCTCAATAAATATGGTCTCATAGAGTTATCCTTTTTATTGATATTTGCACAAAAAGAATCAGATTCATGAAAATGTAGTATACTTCTAGGTTTTTGAATAAGTCTTGTCTATTATTATGCATGAAAAGTCATAGACAGAAGCACTACAGGGTACCTATTTCATTTTTTCCCTACGTACTGTAAACAGCCAAATGTAAAACATATGCAAACAAGCTGATCACTTAGATCATAATTTCTGttcaatagaaaataaaaaaagattttaataATAGTTTTGATTTAAAACATAACTGGTTGTAAGTAAAGTACATGAGCAAAATCAATACCACAGGGTAAAAACTATCAAATAAATTAATTCTATTTTTGTACTATTTTAGTACTAACTATTGTACATACTTTAGAACAATGGATGTTAATACAGTGTTATGAATGTTACATATGAGTGTTTTAATTGCTAAAGGCAGAGGTCAAATGTTTGTGTGGATTTAAAACATGAATAAACATCACacctatttttctttctctgtCTCCTTTCCACATTTATCTTCTGCccgaaaaacaaaagaaaacacatTTTATTTATAGAAGTTGTTGagtatggaaaaaaaaaatgagaaaaaaggtCTTTGGGTCCCCCTTTTTATATGGCCCTAATGTAATTACAAATTGCGTTGAGAGGATTTATCATAATAATGCCCAGCAGATTTTATATGCATATGCCTGTCAAATGAATTGCTAAATATAGAACACTGTCCACAAATGTAAAGAGGTAAATGTTTTTATAGTATGTGTAGCACAACCAGccatggatatttttttggaagAATGCAGGTAGAATGATGTACTGTATTTAGCAGTAATGAATGTTATGAAACAAGGTCTGCTGAGAAACTCAGCTTAGcataaaattaattttcatagAAAGCATAAACCCCTTACCTATAGTACAGGTTGGATGATGATTAAatactgttagatatttcagaATATTATAACTTAATTTATTAGCAAGAACCTTTGAAGGTTCCAACAGTGCATTGAACAATTTCCTTCAATGGGTGTAAAAAGTATAGGACTAGGAAATTTAAAATTCTGCAACAATAGTTTTGGTTTCTTGAAAAACATAGACATATCAGTAATCGTGTGTGGTGTTTCCATTAAATTATCTTGGTTTATGATTTTTTGGCCTTAGACTGCTCAAAGTTCTTATCAAATTCTCTGTCTCTTTAATTGCTAGGTTGTTTTACTAAGTAGAGCATCAAATTTTAAGAGCATTTGCCtagacagaaacttacatgAATATTGGCTATTTTGCAATCTAAGTTGGCATTGAATAAAAGAGGTCACTTCTAAGATTTTATTTAGGAATTTATTTACTAACCCCCTTCTGTAGTTCCTGCAATTTTAAATACATTTAACTAACTACACCCTGCTGTAAAAATTGAGTATTCATGGTGCTGTTATTGTGTTAAAGACTGTGTGTGTTAATGAAATATCCCCCATGTTTACAGCTGCCATCAATGGACACAGATGATGAACAGACCCACAGTCTTTTGGTTGACTCCTTCTTATTTAATGGGCGTGTCCCTAACGTGACATGCATAATTGGTGTGCACCCCCAGTACTTGGACTGGAATGCAAGGACGGAATACTTTCTCATGCGTGGGGAAGGGCCTTTGCCTTATGATTGGCGACACTACATTGCTATCATGGTGAGAGGATAAGATTTCTAATAAGAAGATAATCTCCAAAAGATATGCTATACACAGTTGCACATAATTTAAGTTCTTTGCTCTGAAATCCTATTGTACAAGATGCCATCAAATAAACATAATCTAAGTTTGAATTAATTTGCATTCTCTTGAATGATACACAACCCCCAAAATGTCTAAATCTTGGGCCAGTATACTTAATATTACACAAAAAACACTGGAAACACAGTTGAACCACACTCTAAGGACACCTCAAGTTATATTCTGCTTGCTTATAATCTTATTTCCCAAAAGTGTCCTTTTAAAAAAGCAGTGTTTGCACTAGTTTAAGCCTGTGGAAGCTCAACTGACAAAATGCGAAAGAATCTATAAAATTTGCGCTAATTAACagaccatccgctctaaatatttatcagtcacatcctcaaagaagcTTCCAATGGACACACTGTTTTCTGCTTAAAATCATCAAACATTGTTATGCAATTTACCTGAAGATCTGGTGCAACATCTGCTTTAACATGATTCCACAGTGGTTATGTGATCAAGTTGGAGAAGTCAGTTGCTTTGAATCAGCAGTACTGCTGTAACTTGTATTGAGTCGCTTGCCAaccaaatgtttttatttattgcacACAGGCTGCTAGCAGGCACCAGTGCTCATATCTGGTGAGTATAACTGGCTAATAATATTGAGTTGTAGGCACTAGTGCTCATATATGGTGAGTATAACTGGCTTATAAAACTAGGTTTGTTGTAGACACCAGTGCTCATATCTGGTGAGTATAACTGACTTATAATAATATGCTGTAGACACCAGTACTCATATCTGGTGAGTATAACTGGCTTATAATACTAGGTAGGTTGTAGACACCAGTGCTCATATCTGGTGAGTATAACTGGCTTATAAAACTAGGTAGGTTGTAGACACTAGTACTCATATCTGGTGAGTATAACTGGCTTATAATACTAGGTTTGTTGTAGACACCAGTGCTCATATCTGGTGAGTATAACTGGCTTATAATACTAGGTAGGTTGTAGACACTAGTACTCATATCTGGTGAGTATAACTGGCTTATAAAACTAGGTAGGTTGTAGATACCAGTGCTCTTATGTGGACTGGTGAGTATAACTGCCTTATAATACTAGGTTTGTTGTAGACACCAGTGCTCATATCTGGTGAGTATAACTGGCTTATAATACTAGGTTTGTTGTAGACACCAGTGCTCATATCTGGTGAGTATAACTGGCTTATAATACTAGGTTTGTTGTAGACACCAGTGCTCATATCTGGTGAGTATAACTGGCTTATAATACTAGGTTGGTTGTAGATACCAGTGCTCTTATGTGGACTGGTGAGTATAACTGGCTTATAAAACTAGGTTGGTTGTAGATACCAGTGCTCTTATGTGGACTGGTGAGTATAACTGGCGTATAAAACTAGGTTGGTTGTAGATACCAGTGCTCTTATGTGGACTGGTGAGTATAACTGGCGTATAAAACTAGGTTGGTTGTAGATACCAGTGCTCTTATGTGGACTGGTGAGTATAACTGGCTTATAAAACTAGGTTGGTTGTAGATACCAGTGCTCTTATGTGGACTGGTGAGTATAACTGGCTTATAAAACTAGGTTGGTTGTAGATACCAGTGCTCTTATGTGGACTGGTGAGTATAACTGGCTTATAAAACTAGGTTGGTTGTAGATACCAGTGCTCTTATGTGGACTGGTGAGTATAACTGGCTTATAAAACTAGGTTGGTTGTAGATACCAGTGCTCTTATGTGGACTGGTGAGTATAACTGCCTTATAAAACTAGGTTGGTTGTAGATACCAGTGCTCTTATGTGGACTGGTGAGTATAACTGGCTTATAAAACTAGGTTGGTTGTAGATACCAGCGCTCTTATGTGGACTGGTGAGTATAACTGGCTTATAAAACTAGGTTGGTTGTAGATACCAGTGCTCTTATGTGGACTGGTGAGTATAACTGGCTTATAAAACTAGGTTGGTTGTAGATACCAGCGCTCTTATGTGGACTGGTGAGTATAACTGGCTTATAAAACTAGGTTGGTTGTAGATACCAGCGCTCTTATGTGGACTGGTGAGTATACGCATAGGATTTGAAGGGGGGTGCGACCACCCTGCATATACCCCTTTGATGTATGATGTGCCTGATCAGTGCTGATTAGTTTTTCAAGGGAAACCTTAAAATTTCACCACTCCAAACTCAAATCTAGCCTAAGGTCCTGCAGTTTAACTGATCATAAAATTATACCCCCTGCTAGACCATGCCTGATCTACATTTTTGTGGTTTCTTACAGGTTAGCATTTATGAACGGGAGTTTTTGCGTTACCATGGTGACAAGCAGTGGCTTAAGGGTATCCAGCACATCCCTAAAAAGCTTCATGCGTTGTTAGACATGAACAAGTACCTAGCTCATCAGCCGTGGCTTGTCAGCACTCAGCTAATAGAGGTGGGTTTACAATTGGTGTGACGGGGCTGGTGAATCCGCActgtttaaagccgcattgtcaacAGTCTATTTCCGgttgattacgtaacaatctccaatgatttttaacaaaaaacgcaaattttttttcaaaatggcgaaagcagtgtgtctattagaagtttctttgaggatgtgattgataatttacagCGAATGGCCTGTTAAACACTGTGGATTCTTGAAGTTGAGGTTTCCATTGGGCCTctgaaagtaaactggtgacaatgcggctttaacaggCCATTGGCTCAATGATAATAACAGGACAATTATCAATGACATCCTCAAGGAACATCCCATAGACACATtgctttcacaattttctttaaaatttcctTAAAATCCATGTTATGTAATCTACCgtaagtaaactggtgacaatgcagctttaagaTAAGTGCTTAACTAATAGAGAAGGGTTTACCAGAGCTGGTGTTGCAGGGCAGGCAGTGAAGGTAAATCTTTTCTGGCTTGTTAGGTAGGGTGGTTAAGGGCacgtttttttactcgttattctggaatgagaatgattagaataaaaaaagctatTGTTCATCTCGCGTTCCCATTCCGTAATGGTATGAAGGCCATTCCTCCCATTttgctacctgtagcagaatgactaaaatgccattttgaaattctctaccaaccattccaatTATAgaatgatagaaaaaaaatgcgctCTAAGAAACACGCTTTCCCAGTAGGGAAGGGTTTACAAAAGCTACATAAAGTGATGATAGCTTTAATGTCATACAAAGCTGGTGGATCAACTGATAATAATGCTTGTTGATGTCTAACGTACCACCCTGTACATGTGTACATCAGGGCTGTAGcagagggtggggcactgtGGGCACGTGCTCCCCCaagcttaaaaaaaaattataagaagatgaccagtaggggtgtggctgtgccccaattgtttttttatgtttctgtatcgtgcaaccccccccccccccccaataattcgaggctTGCTACAGCTATGTACATGTAACATGGTGTCATTAATATTGATGGAGCTCACTTTCAGTACAAGCTGTTGTCGTTCTCATTGCATTATGAGAATTTGTTCCTTTTTATCCATATTTCCTATTCCATGTCACCAACAGAAACTGCTTAAAGGTGAAGACAACTGGTCCTTATCCGAGCTGGTCCATGCCATAGTCATCATGGCCCACATTCATGCGCTCTCCAGCTTTGTCTATGGCTGCGGTGTCGTCCCAGAGATAGACTCAGAGAATGGACACACCTTCAAACCTCCGACTTTGACAGAGACAAACCAGGCAAGCTTTGACTCTGGGAACGCAACCACAGGCTCTGAGTCTGTCAGATCGTCAACAATGACTCGGGATGAGCTGATGGCCAGGATGAGGGAGGTTCGGGCCGAGCAGGACACATTGATGGAAGCTTCACAAGAAGAGCTTTTCCAGCACTTCGAAAAGCTGGAGAGTGGAGAGTGTAAGTGTTTTTTCACACGTCTGTGTTGCTAGGGGTCGTTGCTAGAGGGTGTGTTAGCCCATTtggttatttaaaaaacattttttaattgAATGAAACCAAATCTTAGACCTTCTTGTATAATACATGGCCTACTCAATTATATGACCTACTCAGAAAATCCTGACTTCATACCATTGGTATCTTTTCTTGCAACATTGTCTTGGCTCTACTTTTCAATCATGAATACAGTATAGTTTTTAATttaatgaatgaatgaatgaataaataaataaacattacATTAATCATTAATAtcaaattcaataaaaaatgtattgcaataGCTTTCAAGGCAagaatgacaaaaaaagaaaatctttaaatgaaactaaaccctacctgaaaaaaaaataataaattctGGATTTtttgtaagcgctgaataactTGCTTTtggttgctgttattttgttgCTAAAAAGCCTAAGGGCATTTTAGTTTGCCCCCCATAAATTcacatgatctcttagcgcaagtcccctattaatatgggatgtttttgtttacttgGTATTTTGTTAGATGACAAAATGATGCCTTAAGGAGTCTCTATTACTACTCAGAAACTTTTGGCAGCTGTAAAGTTCTAACTCACTCAACTGTGTCTTTCTCTCTCAGTGGCCCACTTTAAGGATGAAGCTGCATCAACACCAACAGAATCTCTAACCACTGACCTCGCCCGATACTTGGAGGACCCCAACTTCCGCTACCAGGATTTTGCCAGCCGCCCCCAACAAGACATCTCCACCTTCAGAATACAGGACTGTTCCTGGGAGGAGCATGGATTTTCGCTCTTCAATCGACTTTACCCTGATATTGGAACATTATTGGATGAGAAATTTAGTTCCACTTTAGGGCTAACTTATTTTACGTaagttgttattatttttgttatttattatttttttgttattatgttGTTTGTGACCAAATTATATACTTTTGTCACATTTTGAAAAGTCTAGTTTCAAATGCAGTGTTAGCCGCTAACACAAAATAGTAGTcaagatttctttttttttattatctttagCTTGGGGGACCGAACAAATGTGGACACCACGGTGTTTAGGATGGCAACTTGGAACTACATCCATCTTATATTTGGCATCTACCACGATGACTACTTGTACACAGAGGTGAGGACGTGCCAGCAGTTTTCACTTTCTGAAGAGTTAGACCTGCAATCAATAAGCCTTGATTGGGTGGTACACTCTAAGAAACTTTCATTGACTCTGAACATGCTCAAGTCCAACAAGAGTGCTAATAAGAGTTTCCTCAGTTTGATCACAGGGAAAGAGTCGTGAGCTGATTGCAgttgaaattaaaaaaaaattgatgatCATTCCTGACCATCTCATCAGCTCTCAAACACTCTCCATAGACCAACCATGTGAGAATGgaactatttttatttctcatcTCCCTCCCCTACAGATGATACATCCCACCCAGAATTGAACAGAAAAAGGGCTTTAAAACCCAAAACCATGAAATTCCATCtcttggggtggggggtcttTTCTTGGAGAATAACACATCTTTGCTaagatattattatatatttcaaataGAACCAAACCCTGCTAGCCAATTCGCAATAAACTGTAATTTTAAGATTGCACAGATTCGTGATTATACTTGCGCTTTTACTGACTTGTCGATGTCCTGAAACATAATCTACCATGACAATTCCTCCATAAACTAatactgttttgttttgtttaggTTAACAAATTAATGGAAAGATCCTACAaaagatatataaaaaagGTAGTCTTGCCGGACTGATTCACTTATTAGCGTCgttctgtttttttgtttttttttatattactcACTAAATGTGATGTCGTTTTATTGGTAGGTTGCCTGTGTCCCTGAAAAGGCAACACAGGAAGATTATCTGGAATTCATGCCGGAGCTTACTCACTCTGAAAAGGTACCACCTTTCGAATTCCCTATCCTAAAAAATTTAGTCTTTCGATTTCCTTAAGAGCATAATTCTTCCTCCGTGCTGTCATGGTCCCACTTCACAAATTAACTGTGCTGTTATGGTCTCACTTCTTGACTAAACCGTGCTATCATTGTCTCACTTTACAACTAAACCGTGCTGTCATGGTCCCACTTCATAAATTAACCGTGCTGTTATGGTCTCACTTCTTGACTAAACCGTGCTATCATTGTCTCACTTTACAACTTAACCGCGCTGTCATTGTATCACTTCACAACTTAACCGTGCTGTCATGGTCTCACTTCTCAACTTAACCGCGCTGTCATTGTATCACTTCACAACTTAACCGCGCTGTCATTGTTTATCTTCACAACTTAACCATGCTGTCATTGTATCACTTCTCAACTTAACCGTGCTGTCATGGTCTCACTTCTCAACTTAACCGTGCTGTCATTATATCACTTCACAACTTAACCGTGCTGTCATTATATCACTTCACAACTTAACCGTGCTGTCATTATATCACTTTACAACTTAACCGTGCTGTCATGGTCTCACTTCACAACTTAACCGTGCTGTCATGGTCTCACTTCACAACTTAACCGTGCTGTCATTGTCTCACTTCTCAACTTAACCGTGCTGTCATTGTATCACTTCACAACTTAACCGTGCTGTCATGGTCTCACTTCTCAACTAAACCGTGCTGTCATTGTCTCACTTCTCAACTTAACTGTGCTGTCATGGTCTCACTTCTCAACTTAACCGTGCTGTCATTGTATCACTTCACAACTTAACCGTGCTGTCATTGTATCACTTCACAACTTAACCGTGCTGTCATGGTCTCACTTAACACCTTAACCGTGCTGTCATTATATCACTTCACAACTTAACCATGCTGTCATGGTCTCACTTAACACCTGAACCGTGCTGTCATGGTCTAATTTCACAACTAAACCGTGCTGTCATGGTCTCACTTCACAACTAAACCGTGCTGTCATGGTCTCACTTCTCAACTAAACCGTGCTGTCATTGTATCACTTCTCAACTTAACCGTGCTGTCATTATATCACTTCACAACTTAACCGTGCTGTCATTATATCACTTCACCACTAAACCGTGCTGTCATTGTCTCACTTCTCAACTTAACCGTGCTGTCATGGTCTCACTTCACAACTTAACCGTGCTGTCATTGTCTCACTTCTCAACTTAACCGTGCTGTCATTGTATCACTTTACAACTTAACCGTGCTGTCATGGGCTCACTTCTCAACTAAACCGTGCTGTCATTGTCTCACTTCTCAACTTAACCGTGCTGTCATGGTCTCACTTCTCAACTTAACCGTGCTGTCATTGTATCACTTCTCACCAAAACCGTGCTGTCAAGGCCTCACTTCACAACTTAACCGTGCTGTCATTGTATCACTTCACAACTTAACCGTGCTGTCATTGTCTCACTTCTCAACTTAACCGTGCTGTCATTGTATCACTTTACAACTTAACCGTGCTGTCATGGGCTCACTTCACAACTTAACCGTGCTGTCATTATATCACTTCACAACTTAACCATGCTGTCATGGTCTCACTTAACACCTTAACCGTGCTGTCATGGTCTCATTTCACAACTAAACCGTGCTGTCATGGTCTCACTTCTCAACTTAACCGTGCTGTCATTGTATCACCTCACAACTTAACCGTGCTGTCATGGTCTCACTTCTCAACTAAACCGTGCTGTCATTGTCTCACTTCTCAACTAAACCGTGCTGTCATTGTATCACTTCACAACTTAACAGTGCTGTCATTGTATCACTTCTCAACTAAACCGTGCTGTCATTGTCTCACTTCTCAACTAAACCGTGCTGTCATTGTATCACTTCACAACTTAACCGTGCTGTCATTATATCACTTCACAACTTAACCGTGCTGTCATTATATCACTTCACAACTTAACCGTGCTGTCATTATATCACTTCACAACTAAACCGTGCTGTCATTGTCTCACTTCTCAACTTAACCGTGCTGTCATGGTCTCACTTCACAACTTAACCGTGCTGTCATGGTCTCACTTCACAACTTAACCGTGCTGTCATTGTCTCACTTCTCAACTTAACCGTGCTGTCATTGTATCACTTTACAACTTAACCGTGCTGTCATGGGCTCACTTCTCAACTAAACCGTGCTGTCATTGTCTCACTTCTCAACTTAACCGTGCTGTCATGGTCTCACTTCACAACTTAACCGTGCTGTCATGGTCTCACTTCACAACTTAACCGTGCTGTCATTGTCTCACTTCTCAACTTAACCGTGCTGTCATTGTATCACTTTACAACTTAACCGTGCTGTCATGGGCTCACTTCTCAACTAAACCGTGCTGTCATTGTCTCACTTCTCAACTTAACCGTGCTGTCATGGTCCCACTTCACAACTTAACCGTGCTGTCATTGTA from Nematostella vectensis chromosome 14, jaNemVect1.1, whole genome shotgun sequence carries:
- the LOC5510164 gene encoding sestrin-1 encodes the protein MSDDEDFIYEEDSLRDFSILRTRDANVRGQFLDSLVKAYKTWANRRDETINNGRQNLFVELLPCILSLSIRCPFPDVREKCSKVLENVKSSTMPVPRPLFKGPSSFIPSKELPSMDTDDEQTHSLLVDSFLFNGRVPNVTCIIGVHPQYLDWNARTEYFLMRGEGPLPYDWRHYIAIMAASRHQCSYLVSIYEREFLRYHGDKQWLKGIQHIPKKLHALLDMNKYLAHQPWLVSTQLIEKLLKGEDNWSLSELVHAIVIMAHIHALSSFVYGCGVVPEIDSENGHTFKPPTLTETNQASFDSGNATTGSESVRSSTMTRDELMARMREVRAEQDTLMEASQEELFQHFEKLESGELAHFKDEAASTPTESLTTDLARYLEDPNFRYQDFASRPQQDISTFRIQDCSWEEHGFSLFNRLYPDIGTLLDEKFSSTLGLTYFTLGDRTNVDTTVFRMATWNYIHLIFGIYHDDYLYTEVNKLMERSYKRYIKKVACVPEKATQEDYLEFMPELTHSEKVHINLLLLEARLQAELLYATRAIMKYMT